A window of the Mesorhizobium opportunistum WSM2075 genome harbors these coding sequences:
- a CDS encoding NAD(P)/FAD-dependent oxidoreductase: MQAKHNGDVSFWYADIGGVPAYRPALPGDIEADVCIVGAGYTGLWTAYYLKKAQPSLRIAIVEKEFAGFGASGRNGGWLSGGFSWSREKYAASSSRGAVIDMQRAMFGTVDEVISVTQAEDIDADIRRVDNITVATNTAQLQRARAEYDELLHWDMPPERLAFLDAREARERIAIDKVLGGFVVRNVARVQPAKLVQGLAAAVARSGVPTYEQTQVLAIEKGKVTTDRGIVRAEKIVRATEGFTAGIPGLKRLWLPLNSAIVVTEPLPQKLWDTIGWSGYEVLGDAAHTYCYAQRTREGRIAMGGRGVPYRFGSRTDVRGQTQQATIDQLHEMLTRLLPQTKGVRLDHAWCGTLGVPRDWCTTCGFDRETGIGWAGGYVGLGVSSSNLSGRTLRDLVLGHDTELTGLPWVNRTVKKWEPEPLRWLGVHSMYQLYRIADQREANGLGRTSRLAAFADRLTGH; encoded by the coding sequence ATGCAAGCCAAGCACAATGGCGACGTGTCGTTCTGGTATGCCGATATAGGCGGCGTGCCGGCTTATCGCCCTGCGCTGCCCGGCGACATCGAGGCCGATGTCTGCATCGTCGGCGCCGGCTACACCGGCTTGTGGACGGCCTACTACCTGAAGAAGGCGCAGCCCTCGCTGCGCATCGCCATCGTCGAGAAGGAGTTCGCCGGCTTCGGCGCCTCGGGCCGCAATGGCGGCTGGCTGTCGGGCGGGTTCAGCTGGTCGCGCGAGAAATATGCGGCGTCCTCGTCGCGGGGCGCTGTCATCGACATGCAGCGCGCCATGTTCGGCACCGTCGACGAAGTGATCTCGGTGACGCAGGCCGAGGATATCGATGCCGATATCCGCCGCGTCGACAACATCACCGTGGCCACCAACACCGCGCAGCTGCAGCGCGCCAGGGCGGAATACGATGAGCTCCTGCACTGGGACATGCCACCGGAGAGGCTGGCCTTTCTCGACGCGCGGGAGGCACGCGAGCGCATCGCCATCGACAAGGTGCTGGGCGGCTTCGTCGTCCGCAACGTCGCCCGCGTGCAACCGGCCAAGCTGGTGCAAGGCCTGGCGGCGGCGGTCGCGCGATCAGGCGTCCCGACCTATGAGCAGACGCAGGTTCTGGCGATCGAAAAAGGCAAGGTGACCACCGATCGCGGCATCGTGCGCGCCGAAAAGATCGTGCGTGCCACCGAAGGATTCACGGCCGGGATTCCCGGCCTCAAGCGCCTCTGGCTGCCGTTGAACAGCGCCATCGTGGTGACCGAGCCGCTGCCGCAGAAGCTGTGGGACACGATCGGCTGGAGCGGCTACGAGGTGCTGGGCGATGCCGCGCACACCTATTGCTACGCGCAGCGCACGCGCGAGGGCCGGATCGCCATGGGCGGCCGTGGCGTGCCCTACCGTTTCGGCTCGCGCACGGATGTGCGCGGCCAGACCCAGCAGGCGACCATCGACCAGTTGCACGAGATGCTGACCAGGCTGTTGCCGCAGACCAAGGGCGTGCGCCTCGACCACGCCTGGTGCGGTACACTCGGCGTGCCGCGCGACTGGTGCACCACCTGCGGCTTCGATCGGGAGACCGGCATCGGCTGGGCCGGCGGCTATGTCGGGCTCGGCGTTTCGAGCTCGAACCTGTCGGGCCGCACCTTGCGCGACCTCGTGCTCGGCCACGATACCGAATTGACCGGGCTGCCCTGGGTCAACCGCACGGTCAAGAAATGGGAGCCGGAACCGCTGCGCTGGCTCGGCGTCCACTCCATGTACCAGCTCTATCGCATCGCGGACCAACGTGAAGCAAACGGCCTCGGGCGGACGTCCCGCCTCGCGGCCTTCGCCGACCGGCTGACCGGGCACTAG
- a CDS encoding DUF1223 domain-containing protein produces MVMASRRFLWLAAFALAFSAFAGAGHASESEKMHAEPQADRPLGVVELFTSQGCSSCPPADAFFAELATKDDIVALAYHVDYWDYLGWKDTLSRKENTERQYDYMRAFGSRSVYTPQAVLNGRIHVNGANRTEVDGALARMARSGEGMRVAIKVSRTSDRVIIDAGDAGTGPSDAHVVIVYFEPPQTINIAQGENSGRKMTYWNAVTGIQTAGMWHGKAQRYELPISEIVKKGGCAVLLQSAGKDGMPGPILGAAFIHKP; encoded by the coding sequence ATGGTCATGGCCTCGCGAAGATTCCTGTGGCTGGCAGCCTTTGCGCTGGCCTTCTCGGCGTTTGCCGGTGCTGGCCATGCCAGCGAATCCGAGAAAATGCATGCGGAACCCCAGGCCGACAGGCCGCTCGGCGTGGTCGAGCTGTTCACCAGCCAGGGCTGCAGTTCCTGCCCCCCGGCCGATGCCTTCTTCGCCGAACTCGCCACCAAGGACGACATTGTCGCGCTCGCCTATCACGTCGACTATTGGGACTATCTCGGCTGGAAAGACACCCTGAGCCGCAAGGAGAACACCGAGCGGCAATACGACTACATGCGCGCCTTCGGCAGCCGCTCCGTCTATACGCCGCAGGCGGTGCTCAATGGCCGCATCCATGTCAACGGCGCCAATCGCACCGAGGTCGACGGCGCGCTCGCCCGCATGGCCAGGTCCGGCGAAGGCATGCGCGTCGCCATCAAGGTCAGCCGGACCAGCGACCGCGTGATCATCGATGCCGGCGATGCCGGCACCGGCCCCAGCGATGCCCATGTCGTCATCGTCTATTTCGAGCCGCCGCAAACGATCAACATCGCCCAGGGCGAGAACTCCGGCCGCAAGATGACCTATTGGAACGCGGTCACCGGCATCCAGACCGCGGGCATGTGGCACGGCAAGGCGCAGCGCTATGAATTGCCGATAAGTGAGATCGTCAAGAAGGGCGGCTGCGCCGTGCTCTTGCAATCGGCCGGCAAGGACGGCATGCCCGGCCCCATTCTCGGCGCCGCCTTCATCCACAAGCCCTGA
- a CDS encoding ceramidase domain-containing protein, which translates to MWQTLLTPVDLYCERTGSGLWAEPTNALTNVAFIAAGLWGVLEVRRHKTGTFARVLAWWVVAIGIGSTIFHTFATRGTIWADILPIAGFTLAYTLFNLRRFLGMEWGKAIAVFVVFYAVAGLITFAVPDWLRQASNGTTGYLPPFLALAFFGVWVTVSGNRAGWYNLAGSAIFVVSVICRMIDPMVCGSFPLGTHFLWHILNGLMLGVLLAAAARFGAPKQGQ; encoded by the coding sequence ATGTGGCAAACTCTCCTGACCCCTGTCGATCTCTATTGCGAGCGGACCGGTTCTGGACTTTGGGCCGAGCCGACGAATGCTTTGACCAACGTCGCCTTCATTGCGGCAGGATTATGGGGTGTGCTCGAAGTGCGGCGGCACAAAACCGGCACCTTCGCGCGAGTGCTGGCCTGGTGGGTGGTGGCGATCGGCATCGGCTCGACGATCTTCCATACCTTTGCCACCAGGGGCACGATCTGGGCCGATATCCTGCCGATCGCAGGCTTTACCCTGGCCTATACGCTGTTCAACCTGCGCCGTTTCCTCGGCATGGAATGGGGCAAAGCGATCGCTGTCTTCGTCGTCTTCTACGCGGTTGCCGGGCTGATCACCTTCGCCGTGCCGGACTGGCTGCGGCAGGCATCGAACGGCACGACGGGCTATCTGCCGCCGTTCCTGGCGCTCGCCTTCTTCGGCGTCTGGGTGACGGTGAGCGGCAACCGCGCAGGCTGGTACAATCTGGCCGGTTCGGCGATCTTCGTGGTGTCCGTCATCTGCCGCATGATCGACCCGATGGTCTGCGGCAGCTTTCCGCTCGGCACGCATTTCCTGTGGCACATCCTGAACGGGCTGATGCTCGGCGTGCTGCTGGCGGCGGCGGCGCGGTTCGGGGCGCCGAAGCAAGGGCAGTAG
- the acnA gene encoding aconitate hydratase AcnA — MSKSLDSFNCRRTLTAGGAEYVYFDLVEAEKNGLTGIAQLPYSMKVLLENLLRNEDGRSVTKDSIQAVAGWLTDKGTAGVEIAYRPARVLMQDFTGVPAVVDLAAMRDAMASLGGDPQKINPLVPVDLVIDHSVIVDEFGTPLAFARNVKLEYERNEERYKFLKWGQQAFRNFRVVPPGTGICHQVNLEYLGQVVWTNTEDGETTAYPDTCVGTDSHTTMINGLGVLGWGVGGIEAEAAMLGQPVSMLLPEVIGFRLTGKLKEGVTATDLVLTVTQMLRKKGVVGKFVEFFGPGLSNMTLADRATIGNMAPEYGATCGFFPVDSETIRYLTMSGREESRIALVEAYSKAQGMWREAGSTDPVFTDLLELELSSVVPSMAGPKRPEGRVALEGIPAGFAKAMETEYKKAAEISKRYAVEGTGHDLGHGDVVIAAITSCTNTSNPSVLIGAGLLARNANRLGLKQKPWVKTSLAPGSQVVAEYLEKSGLQKELDQIGFNLVGFGCTTCIGNSGPLPAPISKTINDKGLIAAAVLSGNRNFEGRVSPDVQANYLASPPLVVAHALAGTVTRDLTTEPLGEDKNGNPVYLKDIWPSSTEIQEFIEKNVTRELFARKYADVFKGDEYWQNVKAPEGQTYAWDDNSTYVQNPPYFAGMTAGFGKIGDIKGARVLGLFGDKITTDHISPAGSIKAASPAGKYLTDHGVGVADFNQYGTRRGNHEVMMRGTFANIRIRNHMLGENGREGGYTIHYPSKEEESIYDAAMEYKKEGVPLVIFAGVEYGNGSSRDWAAKGTNLLGVRAVIAQSFERIHRSNLVGMGVIPFVFEEGTSWASLNLKGDEVVEIDGLSTIKPRQTMNAKITYGDGTVKNVPIICRIDTLDELDYFKNGGILQYVLRDLAA, encoded by the coding sequence GTGTCAAAATCCCTCGATAGCTTCAACTGCCGCCGCACCCTGACCGCGGGCGGCGCCGAGTATGTCTATTTCGACCTCGTCGAGGCCGAGAAGAACGGCCTCACCGGCATCGCCCAGCTGCCCTATTCGATGAAGGTGCTGCTCGAAAACCTGCTGCGCAACGAGGACGGCCGTTCCGTCACCAAGGACAGCATCCAGGCGGTCGCCGGCTGGCTGACCGACAAGGGCACGGCCGGCGTCGAGATTGCCTACCGCCCCGCCCGCGTGCTGATGCAGGATTTCACCGGCGTTCCCGCCGTGGTCGATCTGGCCGCCATGCGCGACGCCATGGCTTCGCTCGGCGGCGACCCGCAGAAGATCAACCCGCTGGTGCCCGTCGACCTCGTCATCGACCATTCCGTCATCGTCGACGAATTCGGCACGCCGCTGGCTTTCGCCAGGAATGTCAAGCTCGAATACGAGCGCAACGAGGAGCGCTACAAGTTTCTGAAATGGGGCCAGCAGGCGTTCCGCAACTTCCGCGTCGTGCCGCCGGGCACCGGCATCTGCCACCAGGTCAATCTCGAATATCTCGGCCAGGTGGTGTGGACCAACACCGAGGACGGCGAAACCACCGCTTACCCGGACACCTGCGTCGGCACCGATTCGCACACCACCATGATCAACGGCCTTGGTGTGCTCGGCTGGGGCGTCGGCGGCATCGAGGCCGAGGCCGCCATGCTCGGCCAGCCGGTTTCCATGCTGCTCCCTGAAGTCATCGGCTTCCGCCTCACAGGCAAGCTCAAGGAAGGCGTCACCGCCACCGACCTGGTGCTCACCGTCACCCAGATGCTGCGCAAGAAGGGCGTCGTCGGCAAGTTCGTCGAGTTCTTCGGCCCTGGCCTGTCCAACATGACGCTGGCCGACCGCGCCACCATCGGCAACATGGCGCCCGAATATGGCGCCACCTGCGGCTTCTTCCCGGTCGATTCGGAAACCATCCGCTATCTGACAATGTCCGGCCGCGAGGAAAGCCGCATCGCGCTGGTGGAAGCCTATTCCAAGGCGCAAGGCATGTGGCGCGAAGCCGGCTCCACCGACCCGGTCTTCACCGACCTGCTCGAACTGGAGCTGAGCAGCGTCGTGCCGTCGATGGCCGGCCCCAAGCGCCCCGAAGGCCGCGTCGCGCTGGAAGGCATTCCGGCCGGCTTCGCCAAGGCGATGGAGACCGAATACAAGAAGGCGGCCGAAATCTCCAAACGCTATGCCGTCGAAGGCACCGGCCATGATCTCGGCCATGGCGACGTCGTCATCGCCGCCATCACCTCCTGCACCAACACCTCGAACCCGAGCGTGCTGATCGGCGCCGGTCTTTTGGCGCGCAACGCCAACCGGCTCGGCCTCAAGCAGAAGCCGTGGGTGAAGACCTCGCTGGCGCCCGGCAGCCAGGTGGTCGCCGAATATCTGGAAAAGTCCGGCCTGCAGAAGGAGCTCGACCAGATCGGCTTCAATCTTGTCGGCTTCGGCTGCACCACCTGCATCGGCAATTCCGGCCCGCTGCCGGCGCCGATCTCCAAGACCATCAACGACAAGGGCTTGATTGCAGCCGCGGTGCTCTCCGGCAACCGCAATTTCGAAGGCCGCGTCTCGCCCGACGTGCAGGCGAACTATTTGGCGTCACCGCCGCTGGTCGTCGCCCATGCGCTGGCCGGCACTGTCACCAGGGACCTGACCACCGAGCCGCTCGGCGAGGACAAGAACGGCAATCCGGTCTACCTCAAGGACATCTGGCCGAGCTCGACCGAGATCCAGGAGTTCATCGAGAAGAACGTCACCCGCGAGCTGTTCGCCCGCAAATATGCCGACGTCTTCAAGGGCGACGAATACTGGCAGAACGTCAAGGCGCCGGAGGGCCAGACCTATGCCTGGGACGACAACTCGACCTATGTGCAGAACCCGCCCTATTTCGCCGGCATGACCGCCGGTTTCGGCAAGATCGGCGACATCAAGGGCGCCCGTGTGCTCGGCCTTTTCGGCGACAAGATCACCACCGACCACATCTCGCCGGCGGGCTCGATCAAGGCGGCGTCGCCTGCCGGCAAATACCTCACCGACCACGGCGTCGGCGTCGCCGACTTCAACCAGTACGGCACACGCCGCGGCAATCATGAAGTGATGATGCGCGGCACCTTCGCCAACATCCGCATCCGCAACCACATGCTGGGCGAGAACGGCCGCGAGGGCGGCTACACCATCCACTACCCGTCGAAGGAAGAGGAATCGATCTACGACGCGGCGATGGAATACAAGAAGGAAGGCGTGCCGCTGGTCATCTTCGCCGGCGTCGAATACGGCAACGGCTCCTCGCGTGACTGGGCGGCCAAGGGAACGAACCTGCTTGGCGTCCGCGCCGTCATCGCCCAGTCCTTCGAGCGCATCCACCGCTCGAACCTGGTCGGCATGGGCGTCATCCCCTTTGTCTTCGAGGAAGGCACCTCATGGGCTTCGCTCAACCTCAAGGGCGACGAGGTGGTCGAGATCGACGGCCTGAGCACCATCAAGCCGCGCCAGACGATGAACGCCAAGATCACCTATGGCGACGGCACGGTGAAGAACGTGCCGATCATCTGCCGCATCGATACGCTGGACGAGCTCGACTACTTCAAGAACGGCGGCATCCTGCAATACGTGCTGCGCGATCTGGCCGCGTAG
- the ccmA gene encoding heme ABC exporter ATP-binding protein CcmA yields the protein MRLIAENLGGERGGETVFSGVGFALDRGQALVVTGPNGSGKSTLLRIVAGLLPVAEGRLLLEGGGEAFPSIASACHYLGHQNAMKPALSVAENLRFWRDFNGSGDVGVDEALETVGLGGIGHLPFGYLSTGQRRRAAIAKLLVSQRPLWLLDEPTAGLDKASEARFAGLMARHCAEGGMIVAATHLPLGLDGAKTLVMGETD from the coding sequence ATGCGGCTGATCGCCGAAAATCTGGGCGGCGAACGCGGCGGCGAGACGGTGTTTTCCGGCGTCGGTTTTGCGCTCGACCGAGGCCAGGCGCTGGTCGTCACCGGGCCGAACGGATCGGGCAAATCGACCTTGCTCAGGATCGTCGCCGGGCTGTTGCCGGTGGCCGAAGGCCGGTTGCTGCTCGAAGGCGGCGGCGAGGCATTTCCGTCCATTGCCTCGGCCTGTCATTACCTCGGCCACCAGAACGCGATGAAGCCGGCGCTGAGCGTGGCGGAAAACCTGCGCTTCTGGCGCGATTTCAACGGTAGCGGAGACGTCGGCGTCGACGAGGCGCTGGAGACCGTCGGGCTCGGCGGCATCGGCCATCTGCCGTTCGGCTATCTCTCGACAGGACAGAGGCGGCGCGCGGCGATTGCCAAGCTTCTGGTCAGCCAGCGGCCGCTGTGGCTGCTCGATGAGCCGACGGCGGGGCTGGACAAGGCTTCGGAGGCGCGGTTTGCGGGGCTGATGGCGAGGCATTGCGCCGAGGGTGGGATGATTGTCGCGGCGACGCATCTGCCGTTGGGATTGGATGGGGCGAAGACGTTGGTGATGGGGGAAACGGATTGA
- the ccmB gene encoding heme exporter protein CcmB, whose protein sequence is MLALFLRDIRLNIRAGGGALTGVIFFLAVIATIPFGVGPDLRLLARIGPAILWIGALLSCLLGLDRLFQADREDGSLDLLVLGNDRHMLALTVLVKCLAHWAGSVLPLVVAAPLLGLFMNMEPLAIGATALTLLVGTPAITFIGAAGAAVAVALPRGGLLISVLVLPLTIPVLIFGVSASYGATANPDPFLQPFLILAALTLFLAVLGPVSAALALRHGTD, encoded by the coding sequence ATGCTAGCCCTCTTCCTCCGCGACATCCGCCTCAACATCCGCGCCGGCGGCGGCGCTTTGACCGGTGTCATCTTCTTCCTGGCCGTCATCGCCACCATTCCGTTCGGCGTCGGGCCCGACCTCAGGCTGCTGGCCCGCATCGGCCCGGCGATATTGTGGATCGGCGCGCTGCTGTCCTGCCTGCTTGGGCTCGACCGGCTGTTCCAGGCCGATCGCGAGGATGGCTCGCTCGATCTCCTGGTGCTCGGCAACGACCGGCACATGCTGGCGCTGACGGTGCTGGTGAAATGCCTGGCGCATTGGGCTGGCAGCGTGCTGCCGCTGGTGGTCGCGGCTCCTTTGCTCGGGCTGTTCATGAATATGGAGCCGCTGGCGATAGGCGCCACGGCGCTGACGCTGCTGGTCGGCACGCCGGCGATCACCTTCATCGGTGCCGCCGGGGCGGCGGTGGCGGTGGCGCTGCCGCGCGGTGGGCTCTTGATCTCGGTGCTGGTGCTGCCGCTGACCATACCGGTGCTGATCTTCGGCGTTTCGGCGAGCTATGGCGCCACCGCCAATCCCGATCCTTTCCTGCAGCCTTTCCTCATTCTTGCCGCGCTGACACTGTTTCTTGCCGTGCTGGGGCCGGTGTCGGCGGCGCTGGCCTTGCGCCACGGTACGGATTGA
- the ccmD gene encoding heme exporter protein CcmD — MSAHALYVTAAYAITALVLAGLIGWILLDQRARKRELAELEAAGVKRRSDRAGTAKP; from the coding sequence ATGAGTGCGCATGCGCTCTATGTCACCGCGGCCTATGCCATCACCGCGTTGGTCCTGGCCGGGCTGATCGGCTGGATCCTGCTCGACCAGCGGGCGCGCAAGCGCGAACTCGCCGAACTCGAAGCGGCCGGCGTGAAGCGCCGTTCCGATAGGGCTGGGACAGCAAAGCCGTGA
- a CDS encoding DsbE family thiol:disulfide interchange protein, whose translation MSSETETPSRGRRLFVLLPLLVFLGLAGLFLSQLLSGRDISEVPSALIGLPAPQTNLPALEGSNLPGLDSKNFVGKVTLVNVFASWCAPCREEHPVLLALSQDKRFVMAALNYKDRPENARRFLGDLGNPFQAIGVDEAGRAAIDWGVYGVPETFVIGKDGKIAYKHVGPLTAETARDLLLPQIDKVLAAPN comes from the coding sequence GTGAGTAGCGAAACCGAAACACCGTCACGCGGCCGGCGCCTGTTCGTGCTCTTGCCGCTGCTGGTCTTCCTCGGCCTGGCAGGACTGTTCCTGTCGCAGCTATTGTCGGGGCGCGATATTTCGGAAGTGCCGTCGGCGCTGATCGGCCTGCCGGCGCCGCAGACCAACCTGCCGGCGCTGGAAGGATCGAACCTGCCGGGGCTCGATTCCAAAAACTTCGTCGGCAAGGTCACCCTGGTCAACGTCTTTGCGTCGTGGTGCGCGCCATGCCGCGAAGAGCACCCGGTGCTCCTGGCGCTGTCGCAGGACAAGCGGTTCGTGATGGCGGCGCTGAACTACAAGGACCGGCCGGAAAACGCCCGCCGGTTCCTCGGCGATCTCGGCAATCCGTTCCAGGCCATCGGTGTCGACGAAGCCGGCCGCGCGGCGATCGACTGGGGTGTCTATGGCGTGCCGGAAACCTTCGTCATCGGCAAGGACGGCAAGATTGCCTACAAGCATGTCGGCCCGCTGACGGCGGAGACGGCAAGGGATTTGTTGCTGCCACAGATCGACAAGGTATTGGCGGCGCCGAACTGA
- a CDS encoding SMP-30/gluconolactonase/LRE family protein has product MAAADYYEILDPRFARLFNGNAQVEKLFTGCRWAEGPAWFAAGRYVVWSDIPNNRMLRYDETDGSVSVFRQPSGNSNGNTVDRQGRLVTCEHSGRRVSRTEHDGSVTTIAAKWKGKRLNSPNDAVVKSDGSIWFTDPTYGIDTDYEGDKAESEIGACHVYRVDPDTGEIEAVITDMVRPNGLAFSLDESLLYVVDTGRTHGAENPAHMRVFNVGKHGKKVSGGKVFADCTAGLFDGFRLDADGRIWTSAADGIHCYDPDGTLIGKVKVPEVTANCVFGGNKLNCLYIAGTTSLYMVRLMVNGAKTF; this is encoded by the coding sequence ATGGCGGCCGCAGACTATTACGAAATTCTCGATCCGCGCTTCGCGCGCCTGTTCAACGGCAACGCGCAGGTGGAAAAGCTGTTCACCGGATGCCGCTGGGCGGAAGGGCCGGCCTGGTTCGCCGCCGGCCGTTATGTCGTCTGGTCCGACATTCCGAACAACCGCATGCTGCGCTACGACGAGACGGACGGCAGCGTCAGCGTCTTTCGGCAGCCATCGGGCAATTCCAACGGCAACACCGTCGACCGGCAGGGCCGGCTGGTGACATGCGAGCACTCCGGCCGCCGCGTCAGCCGTACCGAGCATGACGGCTCGGTCACCACGATTGCCGCCAAATGGAAGGGCAAGCGGCTGAACTCGCCCAATGACGCGGTGGTGAAGTCCGACGGTTCGATCTGGTTCACCGATCCGACCTACGGCATCGACACCGACTATGAGGGCGACAAGGCCGAGAGCGAGATCGGTGCTTGCCACGTCTACCGGGTCGATCCCGATACCGGCGAGATCGAGGCCGTCATCACCGATATGGTCAGACCCAATGGGCTCGCCTTTTCGCTGGACGAGAGCTTGCTCTATGTCGTCGACACCGGTCGCACGCATGGCGCCGAGAACCCGGCGCATATGCGGGTCTTCAATGTCGGCAAGCACGGCAAGAAGGTGTCGGGCGGCAAGGTCTTCGCCGATTGCACGGCCGGCCTGTTCGACGGCTTCCGGCTCGACGCGGACGGGCGCATCTGGACCAGCGCCGCCGACGGCATCCATTGCTACGATCCGGACGGTACGCTGATCGGCAAGGTCAAGGTGCCGGAGGTGACCGCCAATTGCGTGTTCGGCGGCAACAAGCTGAACTGTCTCTACATCGCCGGCACCACCTCGCTCTACATGGTGCGGCTGATGGTGAACGGAGCCAAGACTTTTTGA
- a CDS encoding tautomerase family protein produces MPFVNIRIVKEVIAADPAGKKADIAKKVTAAIMDATGLGNDDVWVVFEEVNARDWYVGKTDVETLRKG; encoded by the coding sequence ATGCCATTCGTCAACATCCGCATCGTCAAGGAAGTGATCGCCGCCGATCCGGCAGGCAAGAAGGCTGACATCGCCAAGAAAGTCACCGCGGCCATCATGGACGCCACCGGGCTCGGCAATGACGATGTCTGGGTGGTCTTCGAAGAGGTCAACGCCCGCGATTGGTATGTCGGCAAAACCGATGTCGAGACGTTGCGGAAGGGGTAG
- a CDS encoding NADPH-dependent FMN reductase, with amino-acid sequence MLNILAISGSLRAASTNSALVEALARNAPAGCRVTVYDGLGRLPIFNPDDEGERTPHAASDLIDAVTAADGIIVSCPEYAHGVPGGLKNALDWLVSRDAAVAKPAMLAHASPRSLYARAALAEIMRTMSFALYEDAVLEIALLGKKPPQVEAILAEPANVTAMRDALKAFAGFIRAR; translated from the coding sequence GTGCTGAACATCCTCGCCATCTCCGGCAGTCTGCGGGCCGCCTCCACCAATTCGGCCTTGGTCGAAGCATTGGCGCGCAACGCGCCGGCCGGATGCCGCGTCACCGTCTATGACGGGCTCGGCCGCCTGCCGATCTTCAATCCCGACGATGAAGGCGAGCGGACACCGCACGCAGCCTCCGATCTGATCGATGCCGTCACCGCCGCCGACGGCATTATCGTCTCCTGTCCCGAATATGCCCATGGCGTGCCGGGCGGGCTGAAGAACGCGCTCGACTGGCTGGTGTCGCGCGACGCGGCCGTCGCCAAGCCAGCTATGCTGGCGCACGCCTCGCCGCGCTCGTTGTATGCCCGCGCCGCTTTGGCCGAAATCATGCGCACCATGTCGTTCGCGCTTTATGAGGACGCGGTGCTGGAGATTGCGCTGCTGGGGAAGAAGCCGCCGCAGGTAGAGGCTATTTTGGCTGAGCCGGCGAATGTGACAGCGATGCGCGACGCGCTCAAGGCTTTCGCGGGCTTTATCCGCGCACGTTGA
- a CDS encoding pyridoxamine 5'-phosphate oxidase family protein, which produces MEFVTTREELRTIYKTPRPTDGSIRKELKALDGHCRSFIGKSPFVLIGSSDGEGNSDVTPKGDKPGFAVVLDDRTIAIPDRPGNNRLDTLENILRNPSVGLLFLIPGMNETLRVNGDARITVDAGLRERLAVDGKEPQSVIVVTVKATYMHCAKAFMRSDLWKPETWYDRATLPTLGQILRDQLALADSAEATDRWLDDEYKQTMW; this is translated from the coding sequence ATGGAATTCGTCACCACGCGCGAGGAGTTGCGGACGATCTACAAGACGCCGCGGCCGACCGATGGTTCGATTCGCAAGGAATTGAAGGCGCTCGATGGCCATTGCCGTTCCTTCATCGGCAAGAGCCCGTTCGTGCTGATCGGCTCCTCCGACGGCGAAGGCAATTCCGACGTAACGCCGAAGGGCGACAAACCGGGCTTCGCCGTCGTTCTCGACGACAGGACCATCGCCATTCCAGACCGGCCCGGCAACAACCGGCTGGACACGCTGGAAAACATCCTGCGCAATCCCTCGGTCGGGCTGCTTTTCCTCATCCCCGGCATGAACGAGACGCTACGCGTCAATGGCGATGCCCGCATCACCGTCGACGCGGGTTTGCGCGAGCGCCTTGCCGTCGACGGCAAGGAGCCGCAAAGCGTCATCGTCGTCACCGTCAAGGCTACCTACATGCATTGCGCCAAGGCCTTCATGCGCTCCGACCTGTGGAAGCCGGAGACCTGGTACGACCGCGCGACGCTGCCGACGCTCGGCCAGATCCTGCGCGACCAGTTGGCGCTGGCCGATTCGGCCGAGGCGACCGACCGCTGGCTGGACGACGAATACAAGCAGACCATGTGGTAG